A genomic window from Thermococcus nautili includes:
- a CDS encoding multiprotein bridging factor aMBF1 encodes MSKAKPRYCEICGAPIRGPGHRIRLEGAEVLVCDRCYEKYGRKKSGFSIMPTGREPRRRPVSAPRPKREPKPYRERPLYTEEIVEDFAERVYKAIQRSGKSYEELSHEIGLSVNDLRAIAHGYREPTIKEAKKLERYFKITLIERVEEEVKEKKTIPKDYEPTLGDIANIRIRKRKK; translated from the coding sequence ATGAGCAAGGCCAAGCCACGCTACTGCGAGATTTGTGGTGCGCCCATAAGGGGCCCGGGCCACAGGATAAGACTCGAAGGTGCCGAGGTCCTCGTCTGCGACCGCTGTTACGAGAAGTACGGCCGAAAGAAGTCCGGCTTCAGCATAATGCCCACCGGAAGGGAGCCGAGGAGAAGGCCCGTCTCAGCTCCGAGGCCGAAGAGGGAGCCTAAGCCCTACCGCGAGAGACCGCTCTACACCGAGGAAATCGTTGAGGACTTCGCCGAGAGGGTTTACAAAGCTATACAGCGCTCTGGAAAAAGCTACGAGGAGCTGTCCCACGAGATTGGGCTTTCGGTGAACGATTTGAGGGCCATAGCGCACGGCTACCGCGAGCCCACCATCAAGGAAGCCAAGAAGCTCGAACGCTACTTCAAGATTACGCTCATCGAGCGCGTCGAGGAGGAGGTAAAGGAGAAGAAGACTATTCCAAAGGACTACGAGCCAACCCTCGGCGACATCGCCAACATCAGGATACGGAAGAGGAAGAAGTGA
- a CDS encoding GNAT family N-acetyltransferase — MMTEVKIEKLQKLDQETLERLIEIYMNAYEGMREYGGEGESYAKRYLRWCWSKAKDGFFVAKIGDEIVGFIVCDDDWYSKYEGETVGAIHEFAVDRRYQGHGIGRKLMEKCLEYLKGKRIELWVGEKNERAKRFYEEYGFREAGKHGIWVRMVKPAEKVISADEK, encoded by the coding sequence ATGATGACGGAAGTGAAGATAGAGAAACTCCAAAAGCTCGACCAGGAAACGCTTGAGAGGCTGATAGAGATTTACATGAACGCCTACGAGGGAATGCGAGAGTACGGCGGGGAGGGCGAGAGCTACGCGAAGCGCTACCTGCGGTGGTGCTGGAGCAAGGCCAAGGACGGCTTCTTCGTTGCAAAAATCGGCGACGAGATAGTCGGCTTCATAGTCTGCGACGACGACTGGTACAGCAAGTACGAAGGGGAAACCGTGGGGGCAATCCACGAATTCGCCGTGGACAGGAGGTATCAGGGGCATGGAATAGGGCGGAAGCTCATGGAGAAGTGCCTCGAGTACCTGAAGGGAAAAAGGATAGAGCTCTGGGTCGGCGAGAAGAACGAGCGGGCGAAAAGGTTCTACGAGGAGTACGGTTTCAGAGAAGCTGGAAAGCACGGCATCTGGGTGAGAATGGTTAAGCCGGCCGAAAAGGTGATAAGCGCGGACGAGAAGTAG
- a CDS encoding DMT family transporter — MNVTLGVILALSAAFVWALASVLSKVSMREVNPLSLNVIRLLLSALFYVPLVLYLGVPSFSALQWAILVVSGVLGFTLADWFFLEGMNLLGVSRAAILVTAHPIITMFVAHYTLGRPLTLGLLLGAFFIVMAVLVIASEGSRGGGINWKGLAYVFSAQLLWTFAVIVTDWLVVGESAFAVIGLRIGFGALASLAFLPRIEDDVRKLNARGWGLVFIITLLGTILGQYFFALALKFAGSSIATPVTESSPIMASIMAVLFLKERFTGRLALALVLTALGVLLISLYA; from the coding sequence ATGAACGTAACACTTGGGGTGATACTGGCGCTTTCGGCGGCCTTCGTGTGGGCCCTCGCATCGGTGCTCTCAAAGGTCTCGATGAGGGAAGTCAACCCCCTCTCGCTTAACGTTATCAGACTGCTCCTCAGCGCGCTCTTCTACGTTCCCCTCGTCCTCTACCTCGGCGTTCCAAGTTTCTCGGCTCTTCAATGGGCAATCCTCGTGGTGTCCGGAGTTCTCGGTTTCACGCTCGCCGACTGGTTCTTCCTTGAGGGTATGAACCTCCTCGGCGTGTCGCGGGCGGCAATCCTCGTGACGGCCCATCCGATAATAACGATGTTCGTGGCCCACTACACCCTTGGCAGACCCCTCACGCTGGGCCTCCTCCTCGGCGCGTTCTTCATAGTGATGGCGGTTCTCGTAATCGCTTCCGAGGGCTCACGTGGCGGTGGGATAAACTGGAAGGGCCTCGCCTACGTCTTCTCGGCCCAGCTCCTCTGGACCTTCGCCGTAATCGTGACGGACTGGCTCGTGGTGGGTGAGAGCGCCTTCGCGGTCATCGGCCTGAGAATAGGCTTCGGCGCTTTGGCGTCGCTCGCCTTCCTTCCAAGAATAGAAGACGATGTTAGAAAGCTAAACGCGCGTGGCTGGGGGCTGGTGTTTATCATAACGCTCCTGGGCACTATACTCGGCCAGTACTTCTTCGCCTTGGCCCTGAAGTTTGCTGGCTCAAGCATCGCGACCCCGGTAACTGAGTCGAGCCCCATAATGGCGTCAATAATGGCGGTGCTCTTCCTAAAAGAGAGGTTCACGGGGCGGCTTGCCCTTGCCCTCGTCCTGACGGCCCTGGGGGTTCTTCTGATAAGCCTCTACGCCTAA
- a CDS encoding PIN domain-containing protein, translating into MIIPTLVLAELSSFLERNGVDLSIVETIADMGLVVPLDKEVAINAGKLHAEIRRKNKNKHVSLADCIISKTAKRYGALVVTTDHHFQLLGDALIIEG; encoded by the coding sequence GTGATTATTCCGACGCTTGTTCTGGCAGAGCTTAGTAGTTTCTTGGAGAGAAACGGGGTTGATTTGAGCATAGTGGAGACGATAGCCGACATGGGTTTGGTCGTTCCCTTGGATAAAGAAGTGGCAATCAACGCGGGGAAACTGCACGCGGAAATACGCAGGAAGAACAAAAACAAGCACGTTTCACTCGCAGATTGCATTATCTCCAAAACTGCCAAGAGGTATGGAGCGCTCGTAGTTACGACCGACCATCACTTTCAGCTTCTGGGAGATGCTTTAATCATTGAAGGGTAG
- a CDS encoding Zn-ribbon domain-containing OB-fold protein: MARPMQVSRYWRHFREKYRLIGGKCENGHVFFPYRQVCPVCGSKNVEEYEFSGKGKVLTWTIVRNPPSGFEYYKPYPLALVQLEEGPVVLAQLTDVDPEEIHEGMEVEVVTRKVREFEEDGIILYGYKFRPVLR, from the coding sequence ATGGCCCGTCCGATGCAGGTTTCCCGCTACTGGAGGCACTTCCGCGAGAAGTACAGGCTCATAGGCGGAAAGTGCGAGAACGGCCACGTCTTCTTCCCCTACAGGCAGGTTTGCCCCGTCTGCGGTTCTAAGAACGTCGAGGAATACGAGTTCAGCGGAAAGGGTAAGGTTTTGACATGGACGATAGTGAGGAACCCGCCGAGCGGGTTCGAGTACTACAAGCCCTATCCATTGGCCTTGGTTCAGCTCGAGGAAGGGCCCGTTGTTCTGGCCCAGCTGACGGACGTTGACCCGGAGGAAATCCACGAGGGCATGGAAGTTGAGGTCGTGACCAGAAAGGTCAGAGAGTTTGAGGAGGACGGCATAATCCTCTACGGCTACAAGTTCAGGCCCGTTTTGAGGTGA
- a CDS encoding thiolase domain-containing protein, producing MRKAVIIGAGMTPVGEHWKLSLRDLAVEALLKAMEDAGVDKVDSLYVGNMVSGPFVEQENLGALIADWAGLGNIPAVKIEAACASGGAAVQEGVKAVLSGLEDVVAVVGVEKMTDAWPSDATRYLAYAADAEWELFHGASFVALNALIMRHYMKTYGYTEEDLALFAVNAHANGAKNPYAMFKRPIKVETVLKSPYIADPLKLFDASPVCDGAAAVIITTPEKAEELGVPKEKWVEVAGMARAIDTINLANREDLLTLKAAKIAAEKAYKMAGVEPKDIDFFEVHDAFTVMAALSLEALGVAKKGEGAKLAREGQIAIDADYPIQTMGGLKARGHPVGATGVYQTVEAVLQLRGEAPNQVPDAEVGLTQNIGGTGSNITVSIFRRV from the coding sequence ATGAGGAAGGCGGTCATAATCGGAGCGGGCATGACGCCCGTTGGCGAGCACTGGAAGCTCTCACTTAGGGATTTGGCCGTTGAGGCCCTTCTCAAGGCGATGGAAGACGCTGGCGTCGATAAGGTTGACTCCCTCTACGTCGGCAACATGGTTTCGGGCCCCTTCGTCGAGCAGGAGAACCTCGGCGCGCTCATAGCGGACTGGGCCGGTCTCGGGAACATTCCCGCGGTTAAAATTGAGGCGGCGTGTGCCTCAGGAGGTGCCGCCGTTCAGGAGGGTGTTAAGGCCGTTCTCAGCGGGCTTGAGGACGTTGTTGCTGTCGTCGGCGTCGAGAAGATGACCGACGCCTGGCCGAGCGACGCGACCCGCTACCTGGCCTACGCGGCAGACGCCGAGTGGGAGCTCTTCCACGGGGCCAGCTTCGTAGCTTTGAACGCGCTCATAATGAGGCACTACATGAAGACCTACGGCTACACCGAGGAGGATTTGGCCCTCTTCGCTGTCAACGCCCACGCCAACGGCGCCAAGAACCCCTACGCGATGTTCAAGAGGCCCATCAAGGTTGAGACCGTCCTGAAGAGCCCCTACATAGCCGACCCGCTCAAGCTCTTCGATGCTTCCCCGGTCTGCGACGGTGCCGCCGCCGTGATAATAACCACCCCCGAGAAGGCCGAGGAGCTCGGCGTTCCGAAGGAGAAGTGGGTTGAAGTTGCTGGAATGGCGCGCGCCATAGACACCATAAACCTCGCCAACAGGGAAGATTTGCTCACCCTCAAGGCGGCGAAGATAGCCGCCGAGAAAGCCTACAAGATGGCGGGAGTTGAGCCTAAGGACATAGACTTCTTCGAGGTTCACGACGCCTTCACGGTCATGGCCGCGCTGAGCTTAGAAGCCCTCGGCGTCGCAAAGAAAGGAGAAGGAGCGAAGCTCGCCAGGGAGGGCCAGATAGCGATTGACGCAGATTATCCGATACAGACTATGGGCGGACTCAAAGCTCGCGGTCATCCCGTTGGAGCTACCGGCGTTTACCAGACGGTCGAGGCGGTTCTCCAGCTCCGCGGTGAGGCGCCGAACCAGGTTCCCGACGCCGAGGTCGGCCTGACCCAGAACATCGGTGGAACCGGTTCGAACATAACCGTTAGCATCTTCAGGAGGGTGTGA
- a CDS encoding hydroxymethylglutaryl-CoA synthase, whose amino-acid sequence MRKLLKPKREVGIVGYGAYVPRYRIKAEEIGRVWGVSSFPIEEKAVPGLDEDALTIGLEAARNALKRAGIDPKLIRAVWFGSESKPYAVKPTGTVIAEAIGATPDVSTADFEFACKAGTEALQTAIGFVGSEMADYAMAIGADTAQGRPGDHLEFTAGAGGAAFIVGPKSSETVAYFEGSYSYVTDTPDFWRRQHEHYPRHGNRFTGEPAYFHHIINAAKTLMEELGLTVNDFDYAVFHQPNVKFPLTAAKILGIPKEKVLPGLLTGKIGNTYSGATMVGVSAVLDIAKPGDRILWVSFGSGAGSDAFSIVVQDAIEEKRDLAPKVRDYVERKRYIDYALYAKARRKYIL is encoded by the coding sequence ATGAGGAAGCTACTGAAGCCGAAGAGGGAAGTGGGCATCGTCGGCTACGGTGCCTACGTTCCGAGGTATAGAATCAAGGCCGAGGAGATAGGAAGAGTCTGGGGCGTTTCGAGCTTTCCAATCGAGGAGAAGGCCGTTCCCGGTCTCGACGAGGACGCGCTCACCATAGGGCTTGAAGCGGCAAGAAACGCGCTCAAGAGGGCCGGAATTGATCCCAAGCTCATAAGGGCGGTCTGGTTCGGCTCGGAGAGCAAGCCCTACGCGGTTAAACCCACAGGTACGGTCATAGCCGAGGCAATCGGAGCAACGCCTGACGTCAGCACCGCCGACTTCGAGTTCGCCTGTAAGGCCGGAACCGAGGCTCTGCAGACAGCTATCGGCTTCGTTGGCTCCGAGATGGCCGACTACGCGATGGCAATCGGAGCCGATACCGCCCAGGGAAGGCCCGGCGACCACCTCGAGTTCACTGCAGGAGCAGGAGGAGCGGCCTTCATAGTTGGCCCCAAGAGCTCCGAGACCGTTGCCTACTTCGAGGGAAGCTACTCCTACGTTACCGATACTCCGGACTTCTGGAGGCGCCAGCACGAGCACTACCCGAGGCACGGAAACCGCTTTACAGGCGAGCCGGCCTACTTCCACCACATAATCAACGCGGCAAAAACGCTGATGGAGGAGCTGGGTCTTACCGTCAACGACTTCGACTACGCGGTCTTCCACCAGCCCAACGTCAAGTTCCCGCTCACCGCTGCCAAAATCCTCGGAATCCCGAAGGAGAAGGTTCTTCCGGGACTTCTAACCGGCAAGATTGGAAACACCTACAGCGGTGCAACGATGGTCGGCGTTTCAGCGGTTCTCGACATAGCCAAGCCCGGCGACAGGATTCTGTGGGTTTCCTTCGGTTCCGGAGCCGGAAGCGACGCCTTCAGCATCGTCGTTCAGGACGCCATAGAAGAGAAGAGAGACCTCGCGCCGAAGGTTAGGGACTACGTTGAGAGGAAGAGGTACATAGACTACGCCCTCTACGCGAAGGCGAGGAGGAAGTACATCCTGTGA
- a CDS encoding fibrillarin-like rRNA/tRNA 2'-O-methyltransferase, with the protein MKVKKHRFPGVYIVIDDDGSEKIATKNLVPGQRVYGERVIKFEGEEYRIWNPSRSKLGAAILNGLKNFPIKPGSTVLYLGIASGTTASHVSDIVGWDGKIFGVEFSPRVLRELVPIVEERRNIVPILGDATKPEGYRALVPKVDVIFEDVAQPTQAKILIDNAKVFLKSGGYGMISVKSRSIDVTKEPEEVFKEVERELSEYFEVVERLSLEPYEKDHALFVVRKP; encoded by the coding sequence ATGAAGGTTAAGAAGCACAGGTTCCCGGGCGTTTACATCGTCATCGATGACGACGGGAGCGAGAAGATTGCAACCAAGAACCTCGTTCCCGGCCAGAGGGTTTACGGGGAGAGGGTCATCAAGTTCGAGGGCGAGGAGTACAGGATTTGGAACCCGAGCCGTTCAAAGCTCGGCGCGGCCATACTCAACGGACTCAAGAACTTCCCGATTAAACCCGGCTCAACCGTTCTTTACCTCGGAATAGCGAGCGGAACCACCGCTTCCCACGTCAGCGACATCGTCGGCTGGGATGGCAAGATATTCGGCGTCGAGTTCTCGCCGAGAGTTCTCAGGGAGCTCGTTCCGATAGTCGAGGAGAGGAGGAACATCGTTCCTATACTCGGCGACGCAACGAAGCCCGAAGGCTACCGCGCCCTCGTCCCGAAGGTTGACGTAATCTTTGAAGACGTCGCCCAGCCGACGCAGGCGAAAATCCTCATAGACAACGCAAAGGTCTTCCTGAAGAGCGGCGGCTACGGCATGATTTCGGTCAAGAGCAGGAGCATTGACGTCACCAAGGAGCCGGAGGAGGTCTTCAAGGAAGTTGAAAGGGAGCTCTCCGAGTACTTCGAGGTCGTCGAGCGCCTTAGTTTGGAGCCCTACGAAAAGGACCACGCGCTCTTCGTCGTGAGGAAGCCCTGA
- a CDS encoding hypothetical protein (functions along with aFIB and aL7a; guides 2'-O-methylation of ribose to specific sites in RNAs) has product MKVYIAENVRGVYAFDESGKLIASKPFSGKPEVSLDRLLKGEPSDELLVLLDELGGEGYEEFIVEDTELSRKLKELGYNATAEFPNLAGEKLRSSPEEFLGENWFDEYYTVGVALTRLRIQEQSGARDKMIIQAIEALDDIDKVINLLVSRLREWYGLHFPELDEILPKHPQYVAFVKEIGPRENVSREKLEKLGFSEGKVEKILKAAEKSMGAPLGKFDSEIIRKLASEISDLYKLREQIEDYLETAVGEVAPNLKALVGAKLAARLMSLAGGLKELAMMPASTIQVLGAEKALFRHLRTGAKPPKHGVIFQYPAINRSPWWQRGKIARALAGKLAIAARVDYFSGEYIGEELKKELEQRIKEIKEKYPNPPKRKAKPEKKKKKFKSKDKKGKKHEKGRKEKKGKGKPDKRGKKKKKGKR; this is encoded by the coding sequence ATGAAGGTTTACATTGCCGAGAACGTCAGAGGGGTTTACGCCTTCGACGAGAGCGGGAAGCTCATCGCGAGCAAACCCTTCAGCGGGAAGCCAGAGGTAAGCCTCGACAGGCTTTTGAAAGGCGAACCGAGCGACGAGCTTTTAGTTCTCCTCGACGAGCTGGGCGGAGAGGGTTACGAAGAGTTCATCGTTGAGGACACCGAGCTGAGCAGGAAGCTCAAGGAGCTCGGCTACAACGCCACCGCCGAGTTCCCTAACTTGGCAGGAGAAAAGCTCCGCTCAAGCCCGGAGGAGTTCCTCGGCGAGAACTGGTTCGACGAGTACTACACCGTCGGCGTCGCTCTGACGAGGCTCCGCATACAGGAGCAGAGCGGTGCGCGCGACAAGATGATTATACAGGCAATAGAGGCGCTCGATGACATCGACAAGGTCATTAACCTGCTCGTTTCGAGGCTGAGGGAGTGGTACGGCCTTCACTTCCCCGAGCTGGACGAAATCCTACCCAAGCACCCGCAATACGTTGCCTTCGTCAAGGAAATCGGCCCGAGGGAGAACGTGAGCAGGGAGAAGCTTGAAAAGCTCGGCTTCTCGGAGGGCAAGGTTGAGAAGATTCTCAAGGCGGCCGAGAAGTCCATGGGAGCACCGCTCGGCAAGTTCGACAGCGAAATCATAAGGAAGCTCGCCAGCGAGATTTCCGACCTCTACAAGCTGAGGGAGCAGATTGAGGACTACCTTGAGACCGCTGTTGGTGAAGTTGCTCCGAACCTGAAGGCCCTCGTCGGTGCGAAGCTCGCCGCAAGGCTCATGAGCCTCGCTGGAGGCCTTAAGGAGCTCGCCATGATGCCGGCATCGACGATACAGGTTCTTGGCGCTGAAAAGGCCCTCTTCAGGCATTTAAGGACGGGTGCCAAGCCGCCCAAGCACGGAGTCATCTTTCAGTACCCTGCAATAAACCGCTCGCCTTGGTGGCAGAGGGGTAAGATTGCGAGGGCTTTGGCCGGAAAGCTGGCCATAGCGGCAAGGGTTGATTACTTCTCGGGCGAATACATCGGCGAGGAGCTCAAGAAGGAGCTCGAGCAGAGAATCAAGGAAATCAAGGAGAAGTACCCGAACCCGCCCAAGAGGAAGGCCAAGCCCGAGAAGAAAAAGAAGAAGTTCAAGAGCAAGGACAAGAAGGGCAAGAAGCACGAGAAGGGCAGGAAGGAGAAGAAGGGTAAGGGCAAGCCCGATAAGAGGGGTAAGAAGAAAAAGAAGGGCAAGAGGTGA
- a CDS encoding ribose 1,5-bisphosphate isomerase, whose amino-acid sequence MPVVKEVLEIAEKIRNMEIRGAGKIARSAAYALQVQAEKSQAKTVDEFWKEMKQAAKILYETRPTAVSLPNALRYVMHRGKIAYSSGADLEQLRFIVINAAKEFIHNSENAVKRIGEIGAKRIEDGDVIMTHCHSKAAISVMKTAWEQGKEIKVIVTETRPKWQGKITAKELASYGIPVIYVVDSAARHYMKMTDKVVMGADSITVNGAVINKIGTALIALTAKEHRVWTMIAAETYKFHPETMLGQLVEIEMRDPTEVIPEEELKTWPKNIEVWNPAFDVTPPEYVDVIITERGVIPPSAAIDILKEEFGWALKYREPWED is encoded by the coding sequence ATGCCAGTGGTGAAGGAAGTCCTTGAAATAGCGGAGAAAATAAGGAACATGGAGATACGCGGTGCAGGGAAGATAGCCCGTTCAGCTGCCTACGCGCTCCAGGTACAGGCCGAGAAGAGCCAAGCCAAGACCGTTGACGAGTTCTGGAAGGAGATGAAGCAGGCCGCGAAGATACTCTACGAGACGAGGCCAACCGCGGTTTCCCTGCCCAACGCCCTCCGTTACGTCATGCACAGGGGCAAAATTGCCTACTCAAGCGGCGCCGACCTTGAACAGCTCCGCTTCATCGTCATCAACGCCGCCAAGGAGTTCATACACAACTCCGAGAACGCGGTCAAGAGGATAGGAGAGATAGGGGCGAAGCGCATCGAGGACGGCGACGTCATAATGACCCACTGCCACAGCAAGGCCGCGATAAGCGTCATGAAGACCGCCTGGGAGCAGGGCAAGGAGATTAAGGTCATCGTGACCGAGACGAGGCCCAAGTGGCAGGGCAAGATTACCGCCAAGGAGCTGGCTTCCTACGGAATTCCGGTTATATACGTCGTCGATTCAGCGGCGAGGCACTACATGAAGATGACTGATAAGGTCGTCATGGGGGCCGACAGCATAACTGTCAACGGCGCGGTGATAAACAAGATTGGAACGGCCCTGATAGCGCTTACCGCCAAGGAGCACAGGGTCTGGACGATGATTGCCGCTGAAACCTACAAGTTCCACCCCGAGACGATGCTCGGCCAGCTCGTCGAGATTGAGATGCGCGACCCGACAGAAGTGATTCCCGAGGAAGAACTCAAGACCTGGCCGAAGAACATCGAGGTCTGGAATCCGGCGTTCGACGTTACGCCTCCAGAGTACGTTGACGTCATCATCACCGAGCGCGGGGTCATTCCGCCGAGCGCCGCCATAGACATCCTCAAGGAGGAGTTTGGCTGGGCGCTCAAGTACCGCGAGCCTTGGGAGGACTGA
- a CDS encoding aminotransferase-like domain-containing protein translates to MEEKLMGKLASEPLNFESFFSEKALQMKASEIRELLKLVETSDVISLAGGLPAPETFPVEIIKKIAQEVLTEHADKALQYGTTKGFTPLRLALAKWMEKRYGIPMSKVEIMMVAGSQQALDLIGRVFINPGDVVVVEAPTYLAALNAFKYYEPEFVSIPMDHDGMRIDFLEEKLEELKREGKRVKFVYTVSTFQNPMGVTMSLDRRKRLIELAREYDFLIVEDSPYSELRYSGEPIPPIKHFDDEGRVIYLGTFSKILAPGFRLGWVSAHPHFIRKMEIAKQAVDLCANTLAQVIAWKYVEAGYLDEHIPKIIEFYKPRRDAMLEALEEFMPEGVEWTKPDGGMFVWVTLPEGIDTKLMMEKAVAKGVAYVPGEAFFAHRDVKNTLRLNFTYVPEDTIREGVKRLAEVIEEEIKALKK, encoded by the coding sequence ATGGAAGAAAAACTGATGGGAAAACTCGCATCCGAGCCCCTCAACTTCGAGTCATTCTTCTCTGAGAAGGCCCTTCAGATGAAGGCCTCGGAGATTAGGGAGCTCCTTAAGCTCGTCGAGACAAGCGATGTTATCAGCTTGGCCGGCGGTTTGCCCGCCCCAGAGACCTTCCCTGTCGAGATTATCAAGAAGATTGCCCAGGAGGTTCTCACGGAGCACGCCGACAAGGCCCTGCAGTACGGAACGACCAAGGGATTCACCCCGCTCCGCCTCGCCCTCGCGAAGTGGATGGAAAAGCGCTACGGCATCCCGATGAGCAAGGTCGAGATAATGATGGTTGCCGGCTCACAGCAGGCCCTCGACCTCATCGGAAGGGTCTTCATAAACCCCGGCGACGTCGTCGTCGTTGAGGCACCCACCTACCTCGCAGCTCTAAACGCCTTCAAGTACTACGAGCCCGAGTTCGTGAGCATCCCGATGGACCACGACGGAATGAGGATTGACTTCCTCGAGGAGAAGCTTGAGGAGCTGAAGAGGGAAGGAAAGCGCGTTAAGTTCGTCTACACCGTCTCGACCTTCCAGAACCCGATGGGCGTCACCATGAGCCTCGACAGGAGGAAGAGGCTCATAGAGCTCGCCAGGGAGTACGACTTCCTCATCGTTGAGGACAGCCCCTACAGCGAGCTCCGCTACTCGGGTGAACCGATTCCGCCGATAAAGCACTTCGACGACGAGGGCAGGGTCATCTACCTCGGAACGTTCTCGAAGATACTCGCCCCCGGCTTCCGCCTCGGATGGGTTTCGGCACACCCGCACTTCATAAGGAAGATGGAGATAGCAAAGCAGGCCGTTGACCTCTGCGCCAACACCCTCGCCCAGGTTATAGCTTGGAAGTACGTTGAGGCCGGCTACCTCGACGAGCACATACCGAAGATAATCGAGTTCTACAAGCCGAGGCGCGATGCAATGCTCGAGGCCCTTGAGGAGTTCATGCCCGAAGGCGTCGAGTGGACCAAGCCCGACGGAGGAATGTTCGTCTGGGTCACCCTGCCGGAGGGAATAGACACCAAGCTCATGATGGAGAAGGCCGTCGCCAAGGGCGTCGCCTACGTCCCCGGTGAGGCCTTCTTCGCCCACCGCGACGTCAAGAACACCCTCAGGCTGAACTTCACCTACGTTCCCGAGGACACCATCAGGGAGGGCGTTAAGCGCCTGGCGGAGGTCATTGAGGAAGAAATCAAGGCCCTCAAGAAGTGA
- a CDS encoding gamma-glutamyl-gamma-aminobutyrate hydrolase family protein codes for MKPLIAIIGSPWSESLSAGRAHIKRVIEAGGLPAVFSPEIEPEDIIEVADGILLIEGPDVHPRFYGEDPSPSLREVDVLRDEFEIELVKLAVEAGIPILGVGRGMHVINVALGGTLYQDIYDIPKAIKHDWSFGSTRPEQRLHTIRIKADSTLYSILRESLNIEGTNEGWAWVNSFHHQAVKRVGEGLRQVAFAVDGLIEAIEGKEGFVLGVQWQPEHLPEMLPLYRALVGASLKRHEESDEMRRRAIEAEIREELAKEQDESHHSSETSDNPPDTNQT; via the coding sequence ATGAAACCCCTGATAGCAATCATAGGTTCTCCCTGGAGCGAGTCCCTTTCAGCCGGCAGGGCACACATAAAGCGCGTTATAGAGGCCGGTGGACTTCCAGCAGTTTTCAGTCCCGAAATCGAGCCCGAGGACATCATAGAAGTCGCCGACGGGATACTGCTCATTGAGGGACCCGACGTCCACCCGCGCTTCTACGGGGAGGACCCCTCGCCGAGCCTCAGGGAAGTTGACGTTCTTCGAGACGAGTTCGAAATTGAGCTGGTAAAGCTCGCCGTCGAGGCCGGCATTCCAATCCTCGGGGTAGGAAGGGGAATGCACGTAATCAACGTCGCCCTCGGCGGAACGCTCTACCAGGACATCTACGACATCCCCAAGGCGATAAAGCACGACTGGAGCTTTGGAAGCACGAGGCCGGAGCAGAGGCTTCACACCATCAGAATAAAGGCGGACTCGACCCTCTACTCCATCCTGCGCGAGAGCCTGAACATCGAGGGAACCAACGAGGGATGGGCGTGGGTAAACAGCTTCCACCACCAGGCCGTGAAGAGGGTTGGAGAAGGACTCAGACAGGTTGCCTTCGCCGTTGACGGCCTGATAGAAGCCATAGAGGGCAAAGAGGGCTTCGTTCTCGGTGTCCAGTGGCAGCCGGAGCACCTGCCCGAGATGCTTCCCCTGTACAGGGCCCTGGTTGGGGCCTCATTGAAGAGGCATGAGGAAAGCGATGAGATGAGGAGAAGGGCCATTGAAGCCGAAATCCGCGAGGAGCTCGCTAAGGAACAAGATGAGAGCCATCACAGCTCGGAAACGAGCGATAACCCTCCCGACACGAACCAAACGTGA